One window of the Streptomyces sp. ITFR-21 genome contains the following:
- the tkt gene encoding transketolase, with protein MTSTDIRPAPFAWTDDDAQAVTTARVLAMDAVEEAGHGHPGTAVSLAPAAHLIFQRFLRHDPADPAWPGRDRFVLSCGHSSLTLYIQLHLTGYPVSLDDLRAYRKRGSLTPAHPERGLTPGVETTTGPLGQGIATAVGMAMGARRERGLFDPGAPAGTSPFDHRVFVLCSDGDIQEGVSSEAGAFAGHQRLGGLVVVYDDNRISIEGSTDLATSEDVAARYAAYGWHVQRVALAADGDIDLPGLSRALEEATAETDRPSIILMRSTIAWPVPGAQNTPASHGSALGAEAVRAAKAVLGADPDATFDVPEEVRGRTTAAARAAGARAHRAWDERFAAWAAGRPDGLALWRRLESGRMPAGFEDARPSFGAGTPVATRKAFGRALKTAAARLPELWGGSADLGESNHTTVDATSSFLPASNSQPGADPAGRTIHWGIREHFMAAAMNGIALSGRSRPYGGTFLVFSDYMRPAVRLAALMRLPVVYVWTHDSIGLGEDGPTHQPVEHLASLRAIPGLDVVRPADANETALTLWKVLTAPARPTGFSLSRQDLPVFPDHGDGYRTVAGAVRGGYIRYEPRAQDPGAEPDAVIIATGSEVHVAITAARSLADEAIRARVVSMPCREWFDEQPSSYRDSVIPPTVRARVTVEAGVSQGWHDLLGLDGRAISVQTFGASAPAGELFEHFGITPEGIATAVRAVVREAAPGR; from the coding sequence GTGACGAGCACCGACATCCGCCCCGCACCCTTCGCATGGACCGACGACGACGCGCAGGCCGTCACCACCGCGCGCGTACTGGCCATGGACGCCGTGGAGGAGGCAGGACACGGCCATCCCGGCACCGCCGTCAGCCTCGCCCCGGCGGCCCACCTGATCTTCCAGCGCTTCCTGCGCCACGACCCCGCGGACCCGGCCTGGCCCGGACGCGACCGCTTCGTCCTGTCGTGCGGGCACTCCAGCCTCACCCTGTACATCCAGCTCCACCTCACGGGCTACCCGGTGTCGCTGGACGACCTGCGCGCCTACCGGAAGCGGGGGAGCCTCACCCCGGCGCACCCCGAGCGAGGGCTCACGCCGGGCGTGGAGACCACGACCGGGCCGCTCGGCCAGGGCATCGCCACCGCGGTGGGCATGGCGATGGGAGCCCGCCGCGAGCGCGGGCTGTTCGACCCCGGCGCACCGGCCGGCACCAGCCCCTTCGACCACCGCGTCTTCGTCCTGTGCTCCGACGGGGACATCCAGGAAGGCGTGAGTTCCGAAGCCGGTGCCTTCGCCGGCCACCAGCGGCTGGGCGGCCTCGTCGTGGTCTACGACGACAACCGCATCTCCATCGAGGGCAGCACCGACCTGGCGACGAGTGAGGACGTGGCCGCCCGCTACGCCGCGTACGGATGGCACGTCCAGCGTGTCGCACTGGCCGCCGACGGCGACATCGACCTGCCCGGGCTGTCCCGGGCGCTGGAGGAGGCGACGGCCGAGACGGACCGCCCGTCGATCATCCTGATGCGCAGCACCATCGCCTGGCCGGTTCCCGGCGCGCAGAACACCCCCGCGTCCCACGGCTCCGCGCTCGGCGCCGAGGCCGTCCGCGCGGCCAAGGCCGTGCTGGGAGCGGACCCCGACGCGACGTTCGACGTACCGGAGGAGGTCCGCGGGCGGACCACGGCGGCAGCGCGCGCGGCCGGGGCCCGCGCCCACCGCGCCTGGGACGAGCGTTTCGCGGCGTGGGCGGCCGGCCGTCCCGACGGGCTCGCCCTGTGGCGGCGGCTGGAGAGCGGGCGGATGCCCGCCGGCTTCGAGGACGCCCGACCGTCGTTCGGGGCCGGCACGCCCGTGGCCACCCGCAAGGCGTTCGGCCGGGCGCTGAAGACCGCGGCGGCGCGACTGCCGGAGCTGTGGGGCGGCTCGGCCGACCTGGGCGAGTCCAACCACACCACTGTCGACGCCACCTCCTCGTTCCTCCCCGCCTCGAACTCCCAGCCCGGTGCGGATCCGGCAGGCCGGACGATCCACTGGGGCATCCGCGAGCACTTCATGGCCGCGGCCATGAACGGCATCGCGCTCTCCGGCCGCAGCCGGCCCTACGGCGGCACGTTCCTGGTGTTCAGCGACTACATGCGCCCCGCCGTACGACTCGCCGCGCTCATGCGGCTTCCGGTCGTCTACGTCTGGACCCACGACTCCATCGGCCTCGGCGAGGACGGCCCCACCCACCAGCCGGTCGAACACCTCGCCTCGCTGCGGGCGATCCCCGGCCTGGACGTGGTACGGCCCGCCGACGCCAACGAGACGGCGCTCACCTTGTGGAAGGTCCTCACCGCGCCCGCGCGGCCCACCGGATTCAGCCTCAGCAGACAGGACCTGCCGGTGTTCCCGGACCACGGCGACGGCTACCGCACCGTCGCCGGCGCCGTCCGCGGCGGCTACATCCGCTACGAACCGCGCGCCCAGGACCCCGGCGCCGAGCCGGACGCGGTCATCATCGCCACCGGTTCCGAAGTCCACGTCGCGATCACCGCGGCACGCTCCCTCGCCGACGAAGCGATCCGCGCGCGAGTCGTCTCCATGCCCTGCCGCGAGTGGTTCGACGAACAGCCTTCGTCCTACCGGGACAGCGTCATCCCGCCGACCGTACGCGCCCGGGTCACGGTGGAGGCGGGGGTCAGTCAGGGCTGGCACGACCTGCTGGGCCTCGACGGCCGTGCGATCAGCGTCCAGACCTTCGGCGCGTCAGCCCCGGCCGGCGAACTCTTCGAACACTTCGGCATCACCCCGGAAGGCATCGCCACGGCAGTGCGGGCGGTGGTGCGCGAGGCCGCCCCGGGCCGGTGA
- a CDS encoding CoA-acylating methylmalonate-semialdehyde dehydrogenase gives MSESATAAPPERIPHWIDGSPFDPVDARLGPVYDPALGVRTASVVFATPGHVDRAVAAATRAFPAWRDLSMARRQVVLFRFRELLNDRKDELAAIITGQHGKVLSDALGEIARGQEVLEFALGFPEILKGAFSRNVSSGVDVHSFREPVGVTAVISPFNFPAMVPMWFFPVALAAGNTVVLKPSEKDPSAAMWLAALLTEAGLPDGVFNVVHGDKTAVDALLEHPDVASVSFVGSTPIASYIYEAAARAGKRVQALGGAKNHMLVLPDADLDLVADAAVNAGFGSAGERCMAVSVVVAVEPVADTLVAKITERMAGLRTGDGRRGCDMGPLVTREHRDKVASFIDLAHRDGAVVVVDGRSVVPDGVPGGFWLGPTLIDRVPSTSKVYTEEIFGPVLSVVRVASYEEGVDLINSGAFGNGTAIFTNDGGAARRFQNEVQVGMIGVNVPIPVPVAYHSFGGWKASAFGDTKAYGTQGFHFFTREKAVTTRWPGPDHGGIDLGFPSTG, from the coding sequence ATGTCCGAGTCCGCCACCGCCGCACCTCCTGAGCGCATTCCGCACTGGATCGACGGCTCGCCGTTCGATCCCGTCGACGCCCGTCTGGGTCCGGTCTACGATCCCGCCCTCGGGGTGCGGACCGCGTCGGTCGTCTTCGCGACGCCGGGCCACGTGGACCGGGCCGTCGCGGCGGCGACCCGCGCGTTCCCGGCCTGGCGCGACCTGTCGATGGCCCGTCGGCAGGTGGTCCTGTTCCGCTTCCGCGAACTGCTCAATGACCGTAAGGACGAACTGGCCGCGATCATCACCGGCCAGCACGGCAAGGTGCTCTCCGACGCACTCGGCGAGATCGCCCGGGGCCAGGAAGTCCTGGAATTCGCCCTGGGCTTCCCCGAAATCCTCAAGGGAGCGTTCTCCCGCAACGTCTCCAGCGGTGTCGACGTCCACTCCTTCCGCGAACCGGTCGGCGTGACCGCCGTCATCAGCCCCTTCAACTTCCCGGCCATGGTGCCGATGTGGTTCTTCCCGGTCGCGCTCGCCGCCGGGAACACCGTTGTCCTGAAGCCGAGCGAGAAGGACCCCTCAGCCGCGATGTGGCTCGCCGCCCTGCTCACCGAAGCGGGTCTGCCGGACGGCGTCTTCAACGTGGTCCACGGCGACAAGACCGCCGTGGACGCGTTGCTTGAGCACCCCGACGTCGCGTCCGTCTCGTTCGTCGGCTCCACCCCGATCGCCTCCTACATCTACGAGGCCGCCGCTCGGGCCGGGAAGCGTGTCCAGGCCCTCGGCGGGGCGAAGAACCACATGCTGGTGCTCCCCGACGCCGATCTCGACCTTGTCGCCGACGCCGCGGTCAACGCCGGCTTCGGTTCCGCCGGCGAGCGGTGCATGGCCGTCTCGGTGGTGGTGGCGGTGGAGCCGGTCGCCGACACTCTCGTCGCGAAGATCACCGAGCGCATGGCCGGCCTGCGGACCGGAGACGGCAGGCGCGGCTGCGACATGGGACCGCTGGTCACCCGGGAGCACCGCGACAAGGTCGCGTCCTTCATCGACCTCGCCCACCGGGACGGTGCCGTGGTGGTGGTCGACGGTCGCTCCGTCGTCCCCGACGGCGTCCCCGGCGGCTTCTGGCTCGGTCCCACCCTCATCGACCGTGTCCCGAGCACGTCGAAGGTCTATACCGAGGAGATATTCGGGCCGGTGCTGTCGGTGGTGCGGGTCGCATCGTACGAGGAGGGCGTGGACCTGATCAACTCCGGAGCCTTCGGCAACGGCACCGCGATCTTCACCAACGACGGCGGGGCCGCTCGCAGGTTCCAGAACGAGGTCCAGGTCGGAATGATCGGCGTCAACGTGCCCATCCCCGTGCCGGTCGCCTACCACTCCTTCGGCGGCTGGAAGGCCTCCGCCTTCGGCGACACCAAGGCATACGGCACCCAGGGCTTCCACTTCTTCACCCGTGAGAAGGCTGTCACCACCCGCTGGCCCGGCCCGGACCACGGCGGCATCGACCTCGGGTTCCCGAGTACCGGCTGA
- a CDS encoding zinc-binding dehydrogenase, giving the protein MSAVPLPSEMKAAVLVGDAPELEIQHIPVPRPRAGEALVKIRSCGVCHTDLHVIKGEVGFPRPAVLGHEISGSVVALGAPADRPGGLAVGDDVVGAFIMPCTTCASCLRGRDDLCENFFAQNRLHGTLYDGESRLSTADGSFLAMYSMGGLAEFAVVPLSGLAGLQPGIEPVTAAVLGCAAFTAYGAVHRAGRVRSGESVAVVAVGGVGSGVVQLARAAGADPVIAVDIDEDKLAAARLMGATHVVNSRTTDARAAIQEICGGVDVAFEALGHPATFSQAVGLLGDGGRMVAIGIAAGQAKAEIEITPLVRRGYTVTGSFGARTREDLPAVVEAAAHGGFDAAGLVTRRFPLDDANEAYQALARGEITGRAVVVMD; this is encoded by the coding sequence TTGTCGGCCGTTCCCCTGCCGAGCGAGATGAAGGCAGCCGTTCTCGTGGGCGACGCGCCCGAGCTCGAGATCCAGCACATCCCAGTGCCCCGACCGCGTGCCGGGGAGGCTCTGGTCAAGATCCGCTCCTGCGGGGTCTGCCACACCGATCTGCACGTCATCAAGGGCGAGGTCGGCTTCCCCCGCCCCGCGGTGCTCGGCCACGAGATCAGCGGAAGCGTCGTCGCGCTCGGAGCCCCGGCCGACCGGCCCGGGGGACTGGCCGTGGGCGACGACGTGGTGGGGGCGTTCATCATGCCGTGCACCACCTGCGCGTCCTGCCTGCGGGGCCGCGACGACCTGTGCGAGAACTTCTTCGCGCAGAACCGGCTCCACGGCACGCTGTACGACGGCGAGAGCCGGCTGTCGACGGCCGACGGCTCGTTCCTCGCCATGTATTCGATGGGTGGACTCGCCGAGTTCGCGGTCGTGCCGCTGTCCGGCCTGGCCGGACTCCAGCCCGGCATCGAGCCGGTCACAGCGGCCGTCCTCGGCTGCGCCGCCTTCACCGCGTACGGTGCCGTCCATCGCGCTGGTCGGGTCCGGTCGGGCGAGTCGGTCGCCGTGGTGGCCGTCGGCGGAGTCGGCTCCGGGGTGGTGCAGCTGGCCAGAGCCGCCGGTGCCGATCCGGTGATCGCCGTCGACATCGACGAGGACAAGCTGGCTGCCGCCCGCCTGATGGGTGCGACGCACGTGGTCAACTCGCGGACGACCGACGCCCGTGCCGCGATCCAGGAGATCTGCGGCGGCGTCGACGTCGCCTTCGAGGCGCTCGGCCACCCGGCCACCTTCAGCCAGGCCGTCGGACTGCTCGGCGACGGTGGCCGGATGGTCGCGATCGGCATCGCCGCCGGCCAGGCGAAGGCCGAGATCGAGATCACCCCGCTGGTCCGCCGCGGCTACACCGTGACCGGTTCATTCGGAGCCCGGACCCGCGAGGACCTGCCCGCTGTCGTCGAAGCCGCAGCCCACGGCGGGTTCGACGCGGCCGGTCTCGTCACCCGGCGTTTCCCCCTCGACGACGCGAACGAGGCGTACCAGGCGCTGGCCCGCGGTGAGATCACCGGCCGCGCCGTCGTCGTCATGGACTGA
- a CDS encoding LysR substrate-binding domain-containing protein: MPSRDDISTDDLRLLLALARTGKLVAAAAIVGIDHTTVRRRLRRLESSLGVTLIEHGSDGWVLTELGRVVVERSNRLEDVVHDVRAAVQGVEGTVRGTVRIAAPDGFGASLACSAIAEVVREHPGITVELVTSTRPLSPRAAGYDLSVSIGEPRQGWLASELLTRYELGLYTSHDYLRRHGPLRSTADLANHRLVFYVDSHLAVAELDLARSFAGMGVGFASTSVHAQLAATRDGAGIGLLPSFLAEPEPELRRVLPAEVRFVLAYSLSLRRDSPAPDAVELIRTALHRHVAGHQRELLPLA, encoded by the coding sequence GTGCCCTCCCGCGACGACATCTCCACCGACGACCTGCGGCTGCTCCTCGCCCTCGCGCGCACCGGCAAGCTGGTCGCGGCAGCGGCGATCGTCGGCATCGACCACACCACGGTGCGTCGTCGGCTGCGGCGGTTGGAATCCAGCTTGGGCGTCACCCTGATCGAGCACGGCTCGGACGGATGGGTGCTGACCGAACTCGGCCGTGTCGTCGTCGAGCGCTCCAACCGCCTGGAGGACGTCGTCCACGACGTGCGCGCCGCGGTCCAGGGCGTCGAAGGAACCGTCCGCGGCACCGTCCGCATCGCCGCGCCCGACGGTTTCGGCGCGTCCTTGGCCTGCTCCGCGATCGCCGAGGTCGTGCGAGAACATCCCGGCATCACGGTCGAGCTGGTGACGTCGACGCGACCGCTGAGCCCGCGCGCAGCCGGATACGACCTGTCGGTCAGCATCGGAGAGCCCCGGCAGGGATGGCTCGCCTCCGAACTGCTCACCCGCTACGAGCTCGGCCTCTACACCAGCCACGATTACCTCCGCCGGCACGGACCTCTTCGGAGCACTGCCGACCTGGCCAACCACCGCCTGGTGTTCTACGTCGACTCACACCTGGCGGTGGCCGAACTCGACCTGGCCCGCAGCTTCGCCGGGATGGGCGTGGGGTTCGCCTCCACCAGTGTGCACGCCCAACTCGCGGCGACCCGGGACGGTGCGGGCATCGGCCTGCTGCCCTCCTTCCTCGCGGAACCGGAACCGGAACTGCGCCGCGTGCTGCCTGCCGAGGTCCGCTTCGTCCTCGCCTACTCCCTGAGCCTGCGCAGGGACAGCCCCGCTCCCGACGCCGTGGAGCTCATCCGAACCGCCCTGCACCGCCATGTCGCGGGACACCAGCGCGAGCTGCTTCCTCTGGCGTGA
- a CDS encoding ABC transporter ATP-binding protein, whose protein sequence is MSSAFDEPALSVEHVGMTYRQSGSDFSALVDVSMRVEEGEFVSIVGPSGCGKTTLLRIIAGLVDPTSGTVSNGLGRTGRTAAGASAKGAGKAGARGYRGDAMRYAMVFQSALLLPWRSALKNVLLATELGTDLSPQEAERRARELLGLVGLESFAESLPKQLSGGMQQRVSIARALITDPPLLLMDEPFGALDAMTRDTMGVELSRIQSTLGNAVLFVTHSISEAVFLSDRVVVMDSKPGRIIGDVSVKLERPRTLAMQREPEFARSVATIRESLGLALGAS, encoded by the coding sequence GTGAGTTCGGCATTCGATGAACCAGCGCTCAGCGTTGAACACGTCGGCATGACCTATCGTCAGTCGGGCTCGGATTTCTCCGCGCTCGTCGACGTCTCCATGCGCGTGGAAGAGGGGGAATTCGTCTCCATCGTCGGACCGTCGGGATGCGGCAAGACAACTCTGCTCCGCATCATCGCGGGGCTCGTGGACCCGACCAGTGGAACGGTGTCGAACGGGCTCGGCCGCACCGGACGGACAGCGGCCGGTGCCTCGGCGAAAGGGGCAGGGAAGGCAGGTGCGCGAGGTTACCGAGGCGACGCCATGCGCTATGCGATGGTGTTTCAGTCCGCGCTCCTGCTACCCTGGCGATCGGCTCTCAAAAATGTTCTGCTGGCCACGGAACTCGGCACCGACCTTTCGCCGCAGGAAGCCGAAAGGCGCGCCCGGGAACTGCTCGGCCTGGTAGGTCTCGAATCATTCGCCGAATCGCTTCCGAAACAGCTCTCCGGGGGAATGCAACAGCGTGTCTCCATCGCCCGGGCGCTGATCACCGATCCCCCGCTCCTGCTCATGGACGAACCGTTCGGCGCCCTTGACGCCATGACCCGCGACACGATGGGCGTCGAGCTCTCACGTATTCAGAGCACGCTCGGCAATGCCGTCCTCTTCGTGACCCATTCCATCAGCGAGGCCGTCTTTCTGTCCGACCGGGTCGTGGTCATGGATTCCAAGCCCGGTCGTATCATCGGCGACGTCTCCGTGAAACTGGAACGGCCCCGTACCCTCGCCATGCAGCGGGAACCCGAATTCGCCCGTTCGGTGGCGACCATCCGCGAGAGTCTGGGCCTAGCGTTGGGAGCTAGCTGA
- a CDS encoding ABC transporter permease → MATLVSRQEQQEKRDRPGGRRPRLLVRHGRRLGILAIQLLVLVVSVIVAELVIEALKVSPIIVPRPTQILSAFRTLWDRDAIQTNGLHTLYALAIGLVIGCPLGLVVGTAVALSKWTNILVRPYIVGFQSLPKIALAPIFVLWFGFNLKSEVILIAIEAFFPVFVNTIAGIDSVEKSYLEMFRSLGAGPFKTFVKLRFPMSLPYLFAGLRLSVVFGLIGAVVSEFVGQREGLGKLMTSLDAVVDTAGSFAVLLVLAAIGLVLQALVGVLERRLLRWRDTSTK, encoded by the coding sequence GTGGCTACCTTGGTTTCTCGACAGGAGCAGCAGGAGAAGCGGGACCGGCCGGGAGGACGGCGGCCACGGCTACTCGTCAGGCACGGCAGGCGACTCGGAATCCTGGCGATACAACTGCTCGTCCTGGTGGTTTCGGTCATTGTCGCCGAGTTGGTGATCGAGGCACTCAAGGTCTCTCCCATCATCGTGCCCCGCCCGACGCAAATCCTCTCCGCATTCCGCACGCTCTGGGATCGGGACGCCATCCAGACCAATGGCCTGCATACGCTCTATGCGCTGGCCATCGGTTTGGTGATCGGCTGCCCTCTCGGCCTCGTCGTCGGCACCGCGGTGGCGCTGTCGAAATGGACGAACATCCTGGTGCGCCCCTACATCGTCGGCTTCCAGTCGCTCCCCAAAATCGCTTTGGCGCCGATCTTCGTCCTCTGGTTCGGGTTCAATCTCAAATCCGAGGTCATCCTCATCGCTATCGAGGCGTTCTTCCCGGTGTTCGTCAACACCATCGCCGGGATCGACTCGGTCGAGAAAAGCTACCTGGAGATGTTCCGCTCGCTGGGCGCCGGTCCCTTCAAGACCTTCGTCAAACTGCGCTTTCCCATGTCCCTGCCCTATCTGTTCGCCGGACTGCGACTGTCGGTCGTCTTCGGCCTGATCGGTGCGGTGGTCTCGGAATTCGTTGGACAGCGCGAGGGGCTGGGAAAGCTCATGACATCCCTCGACGCGGTCGTGGACACCGCCGGATCATTCGCCGTCCTCCTCGTGCTGGCAGCCATAGGGCTCGTGCTTCAGGCACTGGTAGGAGTGCTGGAGCGACGGCTGCTCCGCTGGCGCGACACCAGCACCAAGTGA